The following proteins are co-located in the Streptomyces bottropensis ATCC 25435 genome:
- a CDS encoding nickel-dependent hydrogenase large subunit has translation MAPKTKTAGDGSGLVEMAWDPITRIVGSLGIHTKIDFKQKRVAECYSTSSVFRGYSVFMRGKDPRDAHFITSRICGICGDNHATCSVYAQNMAYGVKPPHLGEWIINLGESAEYMFDHNIFQENLVGVDYCEKMVKETNPGVLELAERTEAPHAAEHGYRTIADIMRSLNPLEGEFYREALQVSRYTREMFCLMEGRHVHPSTLYPGGVGTIASVQLFTDYMSRLMRYVEFMKRVVPLHDDLFDFFYEALPGYEEVGRRRVMLGCWGALNDPEYCDFTYANMTDWGRKMFVTPGIVVDGKLVTNDLTEINLGIRILLGSSYYEDWQGQEQFVTHDPLGNPVDPRHPWNQHTIPAPQKRNFDDKYSWVMSPRWFDGKDHLALDTGGGPIARLWSTALSGLVDIGYIKATGHSVVINLPRTMTKPETTFEWKIPKWSNALERNRARTYFQAYAAAVALHCAEKGLAEVRAGRTQTWEKFEVPDQGIGVGFTEAVRGVLSHHMVIRDGKIANYHPYPPTPWNASTRDTFGTPGPYEDAVQNTPIFEENTPENFKGIDIMRAVRSFDPCLPCGVHMYVGGGRTVKSMHVPTGLSGLGG, from the coding sequence ATGGCACCGAAGACGAAGACGGCCGGCGACGGCAGTGGCCTGGTGGAGATGGCCTGGGACCCGATCACCCGGATCGTGGGCTCCCTGGGCATCCACACGAAGATCGACTTCAAGCAGAAGCGGGTCGCGGAGTGCTACAGCACGTCGTCGGTCTTCCGCGGCTACAGCGTCTTCATGCGCGGCAAGGACCCCCGCGACGCCCACTTCATCACCAGCCGCATCTGCGGCATCTGCGGCGACAACCACGCCACCTGCTCGGTGTACGCGCAGAACATGGCGTACGGCGTGAAGCCCCCGCACCTCGGCGAGTGGATCATCAACCTCGGTGAGTCCGCGGAGTACATGTTCGACCACAACATCTTCCAGGAGAACCTGGTCGGGGTCGACTACTGCGAGAAAATGGTCAAGGAGACCAACCCCGGTGTCCTCGAACTCGCCGAACGCACCGAGGCCCCGCACGCCGCCGAGCACGGCTACCGCACGATCGCCGACATCATGCGCTCGCTCAACCCCCTGGAGGGCGAGTTCTATCGCGAGGCCCTCCAGGTCAGCCGCTACACGCGCGAGATGTTCTGCCTGATGGAGGGCCGCCATGTGCACCCCTCCACGCTCTACCCGGGCGGCGTCGGCACCATCGCCTCCGTGCAGCTCTTCACGGACTACATGAGCCGCCTGATGCGGTACGTGGAGTTCATGAAGCGCGTCGTGCCCCTGCACGACGACCTCTTCGACTTCTTCTACGAGGCCCTGCCCGGGTACGAGGAAGTGGGCCGCCGCCGGGTCATGCTCGGTTGCTGGGGCGCGCTCAACGACCCCGAGTACTGCGACTTCACCTACGCCAACATGACCGACTGGGGACGGAAGATGTTCGTCACCCCGGGCATCGTCGTCGACGGCAAACTCGTCACCAACGACCTCACCGAGATCAACCTCGGCATCCGCATCCTGCTGGGCAGTTCCTACTACGAGGACTGGCAGGGCCAGGAGCAGTTCGTCACCCACGACCCGCTCGGCAACCCGGTGGACCCGCGCCACCCGTGGAACCAGCACACCATCCCCGCCCCGCAGAAGCGGAACTTCGACGACAAGTACAGCTGGGTCATGTCCCCGCGCTGGTTCGACGGCAAGGACCACCTCGCCCTGGACACCGGCGGCGGCCCCATCGCCCGCCTGTGGTCCACCGCCCTGTCCGGCCTCGTCGACATCGGCTACATCAAGGCCACCGGCCACAGCGTGGTCATCAACCTGCCCCGCACCATGACCAAGCCGGAGACCACCTTCGAGTGGAAGATCCCGAAGTGGTCCAACGCCCTGGAACGCAACCGCGCCCGCACCTACTTCCAGGCCTACGCCGCCGCCGTCGCCCTGCATTGCGCGGAGAAGGGCCTCGCGGAGGTCCGCGCCGGACGCACGCAGACCTGGGAGAAGTTCGAGGTCCCGGACCAGGGCATCGGCGTCGGCTTCACCGAGGCCGTCCGAGGCGTCCTCTCCCACCACATGGTGATCCGCGACGGCAAGATCGCCAACTACCACCCGTATCCGCCGACCCCGTGGAACGCCAGTACCCGGGACACCTTCGGCACACCGGGTCCGTACGAGGACGCCGTGCAGAACACGCCCATCTTCGAGGAGAACACCCCGGAGAACTTCAAGGGCATCGACATCATGCGCGCCGTCCGCAGCTTCGACCCCTGTCTGCCCTGCGGCGTCCACATGTACGTCGGCGGCGGCAGGACCGTGAAGTCGATGCACGTGCCCACCGGCCTGAGCGGACTGGGCGGATGA